In Deltaproteobacteria bacterium, the sequence TCGCGCGCGCGACCAGGATCCTGCGCGAAGAGCATCGCGCGCACCCCGGCTACGCGCTCAAGGTGGTCGGGACCGAGGCCGGACCAATCGCCGCTTCCTCCGGATTTCGCTTCCTCCCCGACACCACCTGGCGCACCTTGCGCTCCGGCGTCGACACGCTCCTGGTAGTTGGCGGACGCGGCGTCGACTCTCTGCTGACCGACCGCGGCATCCTCGGATGGGTCCGTGGGATGGCCCGCCGCGTGCGGCGGCTGGGCTCCGTCTGCACCGGCGCATTCCTGCTCGCGGAAGCGGGGCTGCTCGACGGCCGCACGGTGAGCACGCACTGGTCGCGCGCCGCCGAGCTGGCCCGCCGCTACCCGAAGGTCCGCGTGGAGGAGGATCGCATCTGGGTGCGCGACGGCAACGTCTACACTTCCGCCGGAGTGAGCGCAGGGATGGACCTGGCCCTGGCGCTCATCGAGGAGGACCTGGGCGCCGAGGTGGCGCTGGCCGTCGCGCGGGCGATGGTCATGTACGTGCGCCGGCCAGGCGATCAGAGCCAATACAGCGCGCCGCTCCGACTCCAGGCCGCGAACACGCCCTCGCTTCGCGATCTCGTCGCCTGGGCCGCCGAGCATCCGGCGAGCGATCTCTCCGTCCCCGCCCTGGCGCGCCGGGTGGGAAAGAGCCCGCGACACCTCACCCGCGTCTTCCGCAACGAGCTGGGGATCGCACCTGCCGAGGCGATCGAGCAGCTCCGCCTGGAGGCCGCCCGCCGTGCCCTGCAGCAATCGGCGGCCGGCCTCGAAGAGGTCGCCGCGCGCTGCGGGTTCGGCAGCGCCGAGGTGCTGCGCCGCGCCTTCCTTCGAGTCCTGCACGTGACCCCGTCCGCCTACCGCGCCCGCTTCTCGTCCCGCGAGGTGCTGGCCTCATGAAAGGCCGCATCCACCCCGCCTTCGTCGTCGCCGGCGCGGTCTTCGTCGTGCTGCTCTGCGCAGCCGCGGTGCGCGCCACGCCCTCGATCCTCATCGTTCCCCTCGAGCGCGAGTTCGGGTGGAGCCGCGCCCTGCTCTCCTCGGCCGTGTCGGTGAACCTGGTGCTCTACGGTCTCGTCGGCCCGTTCGCCGCCGCGCTCATGGAACGCTTCGGCATCCGGCGGACGGTCCTCGTCTCGCTGGCCCTGATCTGCGCGGGCGTGGCGTTCACCTCGCAGATGAGCGCGAGCTGGCAGCTGCTGCTCACCTGGGGCGTGCTGGTCGGGCTCGGCACCGGAACGACGGCGATGGTGCTCGGCGCGACCGTCGTGAACCGCTGGTTCGTCCGCCGCCGCGGCGCGGTCATGGGCGCGCTCACCGCCAGCACCGCGACAGGCCAGATGCTCTTCCTCCCGCTCGAGGCACACGTCGTCGAGCACCAGGGCTGGCGCGCCGTGACCATCCTGGTGGCCATCGTCATCGCCCTGCTGCTGCCCTTGGTGGCGCTGCTGGTCCGTGATCGCCCCGCGGACCTCGGGCTGCTTCCCTACGGCGCGTCTCCGGACACGCCGCCTCTCGTACCTTCCCGGCAGCATCCGGTAGGCAACGCGCTGCGCGTCCTTCGCGAGAGCGCGCTCAAGCGCGATTTCTGGCTCCTCGCCGGCAGCTTCTTCGTCTGCGGCGCTTCCACCAACGGGCTCGTGGGCACGCACCTCGTCCCCGCCTGCATGGACCACGGCATCCCGGAGGTCCGCGCGGCGGGCCTGCTCGCGGTGATGGGCATCTTCGACCTGATCGGGACTACCGCCAGCGGCTGGCTCTCGGATCGGTTCGACTCCCGCAAGCTCCTCTGCTGCTACTACGGTTTCCGCGGCCTGAGCCTGCTCTGGCTCCCGCAAGCATTCGACGCGCAGGTCCTCGGGCTTCCGGTGTTCGCGGTGTTCTACGGCCTCGACTGGATCGCCACCGTCCCTCCCACCGTCCGGCTGACGACGGAAGCGGTGGGCGTCCAGGACGCGCCCATCGCTTTCGGTTGGGTCGTGGCCTCGCACCAGGTCGGCGCGGGCGTCGGCGCGCTCGGAGCGGGCCTGATCCGATCGACGCTCGCCACGTACACTCCCGCCTGGGTCGCGGCAGGCACGATCTGCCTGGTGGCCGCGGCCGCCGTGCTCCGCATCGGACGGCGCGCGCCCGGCGTCGGCCTCGCGGCGATTGCGGCGCCACAGCCCTGAGGGGCGAAACGCGCCACCGATCGGAGTCGATATCAGGGACACCATACGTAAGGCGTAAGGTGCCCTCGAATTCACTCGAGCGGCACGTGCGCGGTCAGGCGGAAGACTCCAGTCAGTGCGCCGCTCCCTTGGAGGCCGTCGCGGCCGGCGACGCGAACGTCGAAGGCGAGCCCGCCGCCGAGGGACCAGAAGCGGGTCAGGAAATACTCGACCTCGAGGCCCACCCGTCCGTCGAGGCCATCGGAGCTGGAAAAGTTGGACGATCCGACGCCGAGATAGGGCGAGAGATCCATGCGGTCGTTGAGGGCGAGATTGAATCCCAGGGTCCCCAGCACACGGGTGATGCTCGGTGGTCCCGGACGGGGACAAGCCCACCGACTTCTCCAAGCGCGCGCCGACCGAGACAAGACCGTACCGCAGACGCGCGTCGCCGCCCAGGAGGAGCGCGCCGTTGGGATGGTCTCCGGTGACCGGGGTGACGCCCCCCACCACCACACCGAGATCGACACCGGGATGCCCGCGGATCGGTTCGTCGAATGCCGCCGCGTGCCAGGAAGTCGTTGCGGCACAGATCAGGATGGTCAAGGCTGAGCGGAAGTGTCGGGGAGACCATCCACAGCGCGACGACGCGGTGTTCATGTCCCCGCCTTCTAGGTGTCGCGGAGCGGAACGATGCCTTCTCGCCACCAACCTAGCAGAGCGCGGCCGGTTTTGATTGGGCAGAGATCGCACCGCACCTCCGTAGACCCGTTTCGCGGTTCGCGCGTTGCGACCAGAAGCATGACGAGCGTCCTCGCGATCCAGGATTCCACGGCGGAGTTGCAGCGCCGCGTTCTGCACCTCGACCCCGTCGGGCCGCTCGACGACGTCTGCGAAGGCGCGAACGATGATCAGAGCCTGCGGGAAGGAGGGGTATTCTGGGGTCGGTCTCCCGCCATGGCCGAGCTGCGGCGGCGGATCGTCGTCCTCGCCCGCAGCCCGCTGCCTCTGCTCATCGAAGGCGAGACGGGGACCGGAAAGAGCTTTCTTGCCGAGCACGTGATCCATGCCCGATCCGGCGCCAAGGGGCCGTTCGTCGTCACGGACCTCTCCACGATCCCGGACTCGCTGATGCCGGCGCACCTCTTCGGCGCAAGGCGCGGGAGCTACACCGGCTCCGTCGACGATCAGCCCGGCGTTTTCGAGCAAGCGCATGAGGGAACGCTGTTTCTCGACGAGATCGCCAACCTCGATCCGGACACGCAGCGCCGGCTCCTGCTCGTGGTCGAGCGCGGAGCGGTGACGCGCCTCGGGGATTCCCGGGCGCGACCCGCCGCGCCCCGCGTCGTCGCGGCGACCAACCTCGACCTCGCGCAGCTCGTCCGTGAAGGCCGCTTCCGCCACGATCTTTACATGCGCCTGAACCCGGCGACGCGGGTCCGGGTCCCCGCGCTGCGCGAACGGAAGGACGATCTGCCAGACCTGATCCGGTTCGCGTTTGCGGAAGCGGCCCGCCAAGAGGCGCTCGCGGTCTTCGTACCGGAGCGCGCGCTGCAGCGCCTCGTCGCATACCCCTGGCCCGGCAACCATCGTGAGCTGAAGCACTTCGCGGTCAACGCCCTGGTATTCTCGCTGGCGACGCACCGAGGCAACGCGCACGCCGGCCGCGGGATCGTCACCGTGGGCGAAGCGGTCGTCGACGAAGTCCTCGAGAACGTCCCTGCGCCGCCGGCTCCCTTCCCACCGGCTGTCGCGGGCGCGCCCGGAGAGCGGCGCATCGAGGTCGCGGTCCGGGCCGGCAGGACGTTCGCCGAGATCTCCGCCGACGTCGAGCGGCAGTACCTCAGTGCGCTGTTTCATGCGCACGGGGGCAATCTCGACCGCATCGCCGTCGAGCTCTTTGGCCCCGGCGCGAACCGGCGCAAGGTGCACCTGAGAATGAACCAGCTCGGGCTGCGCGTGCGCGGACTGCGCGGAGAGCTCAGCTCCTGAGCGACGCGATGAGCAAGGCGACCGGCAAGGTGGAAAAAAGCTGATCCACGGGCAGCCCCCGTTCGGTCGCGACGCGTTCCTCGCCGGTGAACGTATCTCGCAGCGCGGTCCCTGGTTGCAAGCCGGGCACCGGCACGAACGTGCCGGCGTACCGTTCGGGTGGAAGGCGCGCGCCGTTCAACAGCGACGCGACCATCCGCGGCGCGACGACGATGGCGACTTGTCCATGCCGGCCCGTTCGGGCAAACGCGCAGAGGTTCGCCGCGCGGGAACCTTCGGGCGCGAGCGGCTCGTATCCGCCGCCAGCGAACACGTCGGGGTGCGCCTTGCGCGCCTCGAGCGCCTGGTGCGTGAGAAAGAGCTTGATCCGGCCATCCTCCCAGCTCGCGTAGAGCTCGCGGGCGAGCTCGGCGCGCGACAAGGACGAGGCGCGAACCTCCTCGAGCACGCGGCTGCGCAGCCCGAAATCGACCGGACGGCGGTTGTCCGGATCCACGAGCGAGAGGTCCCACATCTCGGTGCCCTGGTAGAAGTCGGGGACCCCCGGCGAGGCGATCTTGAGCACCACCTGCGAGAGCGAGTTGTGCATGCCGATCTCGGAGAGCCGCTGCGCGAACGGCTGCAGTCCTTTCCAGATGGGATGGCGGAGCGGCAGAGTGAAAAGGCCCTCGACGTAGGCGCGAAGAGCGTCCTCCCACCGCTGGTCCTCCTGGATCCAGCTCGTATTGGTCTTCGCTTCCTTCGCCGCCTTGATCATGTACTGGACGAGCCGATCGCGCAGCGCGGGCAGCTCTTCGTTCCGCATCGGCCATGCCCCGAGCAGCGTCTGCAACAGGAGCATCTGCTCGTTGCGATCGGGCGCGAAGCGGCCATCCACCTCGCGCCGCAGGCCCTCGGTCCTGCGGGCGAACGCGATCGCCGTCTTGCGCCAGTCTTCCGGCACCTCGGAGAGCGCGTCGATGCGGACGCGGATGTCCTCGCCCCGCTTGGTGTCGTGCGTCGCGGTGGCGAGGAGCGAGCGCGGCCACCGCTGCGCCCGCAGCCT encodes:
- a CDS encoding GlxA family transcriptional regulator, translating into MARPATLSGPLRIALFAYPDVQALDLSGPLEMFARATRILREEHRAHPGYALKVVGTEAGPIAASSGFRFLPDTTWRTLRSGVDTLLVVGGRGVDSLLTDRGILGWVRGMARRVRRLGSVCTGAFLLAEAGLLDGRTVSTHWSRAAELARRYPKVRVEEDRIWVRDGNVYTSAGVSAGMDLALALIEEDLGAEVALAVARAMVMYVRRPGDQSQYSAPLRLQAANTPSLRDLVAWAAEHPASDLSVPALARRVGKSPRHLTRVFRNELGIAPAEAIEQLRLEAARRALQQSAAGLEEVAARCGFGSAEVLRRAFLRVLHVTPSAYRARFSSREVLAS
- a CDS encoding MFS transporter — its product is MKGRIHPAFVVAGAVFVVLLCAAAVRATPSILIVPLEREFGWSRALLSSAVSVNLVLYGLVGPFAAALMERFGIRRTVLVSLALICAGVAFTSQMSASWQLLLTWGVLVGLGTGTTAMVLGATVVNRWFVRRRGAVMGALTASTATGQMLFLPLEAHVVEHQGWRAVTILVAIVIALLLPLVALLVRDRPADLGLLPYGASPDTPPLVPSRQHPVGNALRVLRESALKRDFWLLAGSFFVCGASTNGLVGTHLVPACMDHGIPEVRAAGLLAVMGIFDLIGTTASGWLSDRFDSRKLLCCYYGFRGLSLLWLPQAFDAQVLGLPVFAVFYGLDWIATVPPTVRLTTEAVGVQDAPIAFGWVVASHQVGAGVGALGAGLIRSTLATYTPAWVAAGTICLVAAAAVLRIGRRAPGVGLAAIAAPQP
- a CDS encoding sigma-54-dependent Fis family transcriptional regulator gives rise to the protein MPSRHQPSRARPVLIGQRSHRTSVDPFRGSRVATRSMTSVLAIQDSTAELQRRVLHLDPVGPLDDVCEGANDDQSLREGGVFWGRSPAMAELRRRIVVLARSPLPLLIEGETGTGKSFLAEHVIHARSGAKGPFVVTDLSTIPDSLMPAHLFGARRGSYTGSVDDQPGVFEQAHEGTLFLDEIANLDPDTQRRLLLVVERGAVTRLGDSRARPAAPRVVAATNLDLAQLVREGRFRHDLYMRLNPATRVRVPALRERKDDLPDLIRFAFAEAARQEALAVFVPERALQRLVAYPWPGNHRELKHFAVNALVFSLATHRGNAHAGRGIVTVGEAVVDEVLENVPAPPAPFPPAVAGAPGERRIEVAVRAGRTFAEISADVERQYLSALFHAHGGNLDRIAVELFGPGANRRKVHLRMNQLGLRVRGLRGELSS